TTCCAAGATAGCATAAGCGTCTATTATCAATGTTTGATAAATATTGGGAAGTTCTTCAAAAAATTTTTTAGAAAGATTATTAGAATCTTTTTGATTGATATTTAATTCAAGAAAAATTTCATATAAAAGATTAAAGAGTTTTTTATAATTTTCTTTGATAAGAATTGTATTTTGTAAAATATATCGATCGGAAGTAAATAGAAAATTAAATAAAGCTTCTATAAAATCCTCAGATTTTTTTTTATTAGGAAAAGGATTTCTTTTTTTCTTATCTTCAAATATAATATTTAAAAAATCTAACATTTATTTAATTTAATTTATTGAATCATACAAGCCGCCACTGTAGAATAATTTGTTTCATCTATTAAAATGCAAGATCCATTTTCTTTTATTTTTTTATAAGGATCATGTGGAACAGGGACAGATGTTTTCACTTTTACTTTGACTAAATCATTCAATCCAGCATGATCTGGTGTATTTTCTTTTTTTAGAGTATTCACATCTATACGATAAGAAATATTTTTGATAAGAACTGAAACTTGAAAACTGTGAATTTGAAATAAATACTTATTTCCATTTTTTAATATTTTATTTGACATCCAGCAAATAATCATATCAAATTCTTGAGAAAAAATAGGGAGGTCTTCATTTTTTTTCACTATAAGATCTCCGCGAGAAACGTCTATTTCATCTTCTAAATACATAACTATACTCTGTGGAGAAAATCCTTCTTCTATTCTTAATCCACTTTTTTCTATTCTTTTTATAAATGTTCTATTTTTAGAGGGATAAATGATTACTTCATCCCCAATTTTATATATTCCACTAATAATTTTACCAGCATATCCACGAGATAGATCCTCCTTATTATTGGAACGAATGACATATTGAATAGGATATCTAGAAGCTTTTAAATAAGTTTTTTTTTGAATAACAACATTTTCTAATAAAGAAAGAAGACTCGGTCCAGTATACCATTTCATATGATATGATTTATCCACTACATTATCTCCGTTTTTTGCACTAATAGGAATCATGTCTACGTCCTTTAACCCGACTCTTCTAGCAGTAACTTGATACTTATTAATAATCGATTTATAAATACGATCATCATAATTAATTAAATCCATTTTGTTAATAGCAAGTATAATTTTTGGAATATTGAGCAACCCAAGAATTAAAGAATGTCTTTGTGTTTGTTCTACAATTCCATGACATGCATCAATCAAAACAATAGCCAAATCTATATGAGAGGCCCCTGTTACCAT
This genomic window from Blattabacterium cuenoti contains:
- a CDS encoding sulfate adenylyltransferase subunit 1, which produces MDTLRFMTSGSVDNGKSTLIGRLLYDSHSILMDQLSIVTEKSIKKHGNNQKKKIDLSLFTDGLRAEREQGITIDVAYKYFSTSKRKFIIADVPGHIQYTRNMVTGASHIDLAIVLIDACHGIVEQTQRHSLILGLLNIPKIILAINKMDLINYDDRIYKSIINKYQVTARRVGLKDVDMIPISAKNGDNVVDKSYHMKWYTGPSLLSLLENVVIQKKTYLKASRYPIQYVIRSNNKEDLSRGYAGKIISGIYKIGDEVIIYPSKNRTFIKRIEKSGLRIEEGFSPQSIVMYLEDEIDVSRGDLIVKKNEDLPIFSQEFDMIICWMSNKILKNGNKYLFQIHSFQVSVLIKNISYRIDVNTLKKENTPDHAGLNDLVKVKVKTSVPVPHDPYKKIKENGSCILIDETNYSTVAACMIQ